In Aedes albopictus strain Foshan chromosome 3, AalbF5, whole genome shotgun sequence, the following are encoded in one genomic region:
- the LOC134290407 gene encoding uncharacterized protein LOC134290407, producing MQYPHLRGLPIAGYDKAEPKILIGLDNLSLCVPLKIREGNIDDPIAAKCRLGWTIYGYGIRTPKQTVSVNFHVPAARDVDHELNQQVNDFISLDQSGATPAFAIPESDADKRARKILEETTRRVSTRFETGLLWKSDNIEFPDSFPMAVRRLELLERKLDKDPSLRCRVHQKMDEYLAKGYCHPATSEELKLSDNKRVWYLPLCIVVNPKKPNKVRVVWDAAAKVNGVSFNSALLKGPDLLTNLVAVLYHFREYRIAVTGDIEEMFLRLLIRPEDSQSQRFLWRQNPGDAPAVYVIDVATFGSTCSPSSAQFVKNTNAREYSEEFPRASTAIIKYHYVDDYLDSFETIEEAIEVVKQVKSIHSKGGFNLRNFLSNSGDVLAAINEASTNDNDDTKPLNLVRAEKVESVLGMKWNPAEDVFVYTLCLRDDLANAVDSAHTPTKREMLKLVMSLFDPLGFATFFLIHGRVLIQDVWATGVNWDEPVNSDLSERWRQWISYLPSLSKLQIPRCYFRGTMNDAKQLHIFVDASDAAYACVAYLRANGTEGVEVALVGAKSKVAPLKVLSVPRLELMAALIGARMADSVTASHSFNIAETYLWSDSSTALAWIKSDHRKYNKFVGVRVGEILSLTKMNQWRWIPTKQNPADDATKWGKGPNFDVNGRWICGPAFLYRSEIEWPQNPKLASTEEESVSIHNVHHVTPTSPIEFCRFHKWERLLRTQAYVMRFVNNVKCRKNGQALDSGALKQEELRLAEQQLWKYAQAEIYEPERRVLRETQGSPTSRHNLVQKSSPIYKLWPYIDLEGVLRMRGRIGAAWYATDEAKYPVILPKTHSVTLLLIDWYHRRYHHANNETVITFYLAHVAPIFILSKTKLVKHYLFCV from the coding sequence ATGCAATATCCACACTTGCGTGGTTTACCTATCGCGGGTTATGACAAGGcggagccaaaaatattgataggaCTCGACAACCTAAGCTTATGCGTACCGCTGAAAATCCGAGAAGGGAATATCGACGATCCCATCGCCGCCAAATGCCGATTGGGATGGACGATCTACGGCTACGGGATACGTACACCAAAGCAAACTGTGTCGGTCAATTTCCATGTACCAGCTGCTCGGGATGTGGACCATGAATTGAATCAACAAGTCAATGATTTCATTTCACTGGATCAATCGGGAGCTACGCCAGCTTTCGCAATACCCGAGTCTGATGCCGACAAAAGAGCGAGGAAAATACTAGAAGAAACAACTCGTAGAGTGTCCACCAGATTTGAAACTGGGTTGTTATGGAAATCGGACAACATCGAATTTCCTGATAGCTTTCCGATGGCGGTCCGGCGGCTGGAGTTGCTGGAAAGGAAATTAGACAAAGACCCATCCCTTCGTTGTCGAGTGCACCAGAAAATGGACGAATATTTAGCAAAAGGATACTGTCATCCGGCAACCTCTGAGGAGCTGAAATTGTCGGACAACAAGCGAGTTTGGTACCTTCCTTTGTGCATAGTCGTCAACCCAAAGAAGCCAAACAAAGTGCGAGTAGTCTGGGATGCGGCAGCGAAAGTGAACGGCGTGTCGTTTAATTCAGCTTTGCTCAAAGGTCCAGATCTGTTGACAAACCTTGTTGCTGTTCTGTACCACTTCCGTGAGTACAGAATCGCGGTGACCGGAGACATAGAGGAAATGTTTCTTCGGCTTCTAATTCGACCTGAAGATAGCCAATCGCAGCGGTTTCTATGGAGACAGAATCCCGGAGACGCTCCTGCTGTATACGTGATCGATGTTGCTACCTTTGGATCGACTTGTTCCCCAAGCTCGGCTCAATTTGTAAAAAACACCAATGCGAGAGAATATTCGGAGGAGTTCCCTCGAGCATCCACAGCAATAATCAAATACCACTACGTGGATGATTACCTCGATAGCTTTGAGACAATAGAAGAAGCTATCGAGGTAGTCAAACAGGTGAAGTCGATCCACTCTAAAGGCGGCTTCAATCTACGTAATTTCTTGTCCAACTCCGGCGACGTACTCGCAGCGATCAACGAAGCAAGCACCAATGATAATGACGACACTAAACCACTGAATCTAGTACGAGCTGAGAAAGTCGAATCCGTATTAGGGATGAAGTGGAACCCGGCAGAAGATGTGTTCGTCTACACGCTGTGTCTCCGAGATGACCTGGCCAATGCTGTGGATTCCGCACACACCCCGACAAAGAGAGAAATGCTCAAACTCGTTATGAGTCTGTTTGATCCTCTAGGGTTTGCTACCTTTTTCCTGATTCACGGAAGAGTTTTGATTCAGGATGTTTGGGCTACCGGAGTCAATTGGGACGAACCGGTGAATAGTGATTTATCGGAAAGGTGGAGACAATGGATAAGCTATCTGCCTTCATTAAGCAAGTTGCAGATACCTCGATGCTATTTTCGTGGGACAATGAACGACGCCAAACAACTGCACATCTTCGTCGACGCCAGTGATGCAGCGTACGCATGTGTGGCTTACCTGCGTGCCAACGGAACTGAGGGTGTAGAGGTGGCACTTGTGGGTGCTAAAAGTAAGGTAGCACCACTAAAAGTTCTTTCGGTCCCTCGGTTGGAACTAATGGCTGCTCTAATAGGTGCTCGGATGGCAGACTCAGTAACCGCTTCTCATTCTTTCAACATAGCAGAGACCTACCTCTGGTCCGATTCATCGACGGCTCTCGCTTGGATCAAATCGGATCACCGAAAGTACAATAAGTTTGTGGGAGTTAGAGTTGGAGAAATCCTTTCTTTGACTAAGATGAACCAGTGGAGATGGATACCCACAAAACAAAACCCTGCAGATGATGCGACCAAGTGGGGAAAGGGTCCAAATTTCGATGTCAATGGACGCTGGATTTGTGGACCCGCCTTTCTCTATCGGAGTGAAATCGAGTGGCCACAAAACCCTAAATTAGCTTCAACCGAGGAGGAATCCGTCAGCATTCACAACGTTCATCATGTTACTCCCACATCGCCGATTGAATTTTGCCGTTTTCATAAGTGGGAACGCTTGCTGAGAACGCAAGCATATGTAATGAGGTTCGTCAACAACGTTAAATGCCGTAAGAATGGACAAGCCCTCGATTCGGGAGCCTTAAAACAGGAGGAATTGAGACTAGCAGAACAACAACTGTGGAAGTATGCTCAAGCCGAAATCTACGAACCGGAACGAAGAGTGCTGCGGGAAACACAAGGAAGTCCTACTTCACGCCACAATCTAGTACAGAAGTCAAGCCCGATATACAAGTTGTGGCCATATATCGACCTGGAAGGAGTCCTAAGGATGCGAGGAAGAATAGGAGCAGCGTGGTACGCGACAGACGAGGCCAAGTACCCGGTCATACTTCCAAAAACACATTCTGTTACATTGCTTTTAATCGATTGGTATCACCGGCGTTACCACCACGCTAATAACGAAACCGTG